A genomic window from Buchnera aphidicola str. G002 (Myzus persicae) includes:
- the repA gene encoding plasmid replication initiator RepA has product MLSRKCYINNPNPIFTPPKNNKRRPSFICYAMKKASEIDVARCELNYILQAKNIKIGFPLKRFRRLNEHRACAMRAMVLAMIYHFNISSELVQASVEQLSDECGLSTVSKAGNKSITRASRLITNFMEPMGFVTCKKMWDKILGNYMPKIITLTPLFFNLFGISEKKLLNAKKQQLGWINTNLISKGLKPITMIDAKRRSKDTQIKSILKYRISRHAFYKKKRNAQKLISLDEKEARQTILRALVAKYSVSELTKLGPNGLKKQVNISYHYLRKIATNTYPDN; this is encoded by the coding sequence ATGCTATCGAGAAAATGTTATATAAACAATCCGAATCCTATTTTTACACCTCCTAAAAATAACAAACGTCGACCTTCTTTTATTTGTTATGCCATGAAAAAAGCATCAGAAATAGATGTTGCACGATGTGAATTAAATTATATTTTACAAGCAAAAAATATCAAGATAGGTTTTCCATTAAAAAGATTCAGACGATTAAACGAACATCGTGCATGTGCAATGAGAGCTATGGTTTTAGCGATGATTTATCATTTTAATATTTCTTCTGAATTAGTTCAAGCATCTGTAGAACAGTTATCTGATGAATGTGGTTTATCTACAGTTTCTAAAGCTGGTAATAAATCTATTACTCGTGCTTCTAGATTAATTACAAATTTTATGGAGCCTATGGGTTTTGTTACTTGTAAAAAAATGTGGGATAAAATATTAGGTAATTATATGCCTAAAATTATTACACTTACTCCGTTATTTTTTAATTTATTTGGTATTTCTGAAAAAAAATTATTAAATGCGAAAAAACAACAATTAGGATGGATAAATACTAATCTCATTAGTAAGGGACTAAAACCTATTACTATGATTGATGCAAAAAGACGTTCTAAGGATACTCAAATTAAGAGTATTTTAAAATATAGAATTTCTAGACATGCATTTTATAAGAAAAAAAGAAATGCGCAAAAATTAATCAGTTTAGATGAAAAAGAAGCTAGACAAACAATTTTACGTGCTTTAGTAGCTAAATATTCTGTTAGTGAATTAACTAAATTAGGACCTAATGGATTAAAAAAACAAGTAAACATAAGTTATCATTATTTACGAAAGATAGCTACAAATACATATCCCGACAATTAA